A window from Amycolatopsis thermoflava N1165 encodes these proteins:
- a CDS encoding HNH endonuclease family protein produces MSTRRWVALVAAASAIVLGGQWAVRQANEPAARQLPPTAASLTVAPEDTGAHYDRDAWGEWQYFDGGCDRRELLLRERGQNVVTGKACRVLAGTWVSPYDGVTVTATSGEFTPSELDVDHVVPLAEAERSGARTWTAEQRESYANDPAVLAVVTAKSNRSKGDQDVAHWLPAQGRCEYVRQWVEIKTRYHLTADQAEVNAIAAVLDHC; encoded by the coding sequence ATGAGCACCCGCCGATGGGTGGCCCTGGTGGCCGCCGCGTCCGCGATCGTCCTGGGCGGCCAGTGGGCCGTCCGGCAGGCCAACGAACCGGCAGCCCGCCAGCTCCCGCCCACGGCCGCCAGCCTGACTGTCGCTCCCGAGGACACCGGCGCGCACTACGACCGGGACGCCTGGGGCGAGTGGCAGTACTTCGACGGCGGATGTGACCGGCGGGAACTGCTGCTGCGCGAGCGGGGCCAGAACGTGGTCACCGGCAAGGCATGCCGCGTGCTGGCCGGCACTTGGGTCAGCCCCTACGACGGCGTGACCGTCACCGCCACCAGCGGCGAGTTCACCCCGTCCGAGCTGGACGTCGACCACGTGGTTCCGCTGGCCGAGGCCGAGCGCTCCGGAGCCCGCACCTGGACGGCCGAACAGCGCGAGAGCTACGCCAACGACCCGGCCGTCCTGGCGGTCGTCACCGCGAAATCCAACCGCAGCAAGGGGGACCAGGACGTGGCGCACTGGCTTCCCGCGCAAGGCCGCTGCGAGTACGTGCGCCAGTGGGTGGAGATCAAAACCCGCTATCACCTCACCGCCGACCAGGCCGAGGTCAACGCGATCGCGGCCGTGCTCGATCACTGCTGA